The genomic region CAAAAAATTAATCAAGTGCGTTTTTTCGGTGGAACAAATGTAGACATTCGACTCATTGGTGACACTTTTGATGATTGCTTAAAAGAAGCACTAGCATTTACAGATGCACATGATATGACCTTTATCGACCCGTTCAACAATGTTAATACTATTGCTGGTCAAGGCACCATTGCAAAAGAAATCATTGAAGCTGCCAACAATGAACAAATTGAGTTTGACTATCTTTTTGGAGCTATAGGTGGAGGTGGATTGATGTCTGGCATTGCCACATATTTCGCTGAATATTCTCCGCAAACGAAATTGATTGGTGTAGAGCCATTAGGTGCAAGTAGTATGTTTCAATCTATCAGTCAAGACAAAGTCATCACTTTACAAAACATTGATAAATTTGTAGATGGTGCTTCTGTAGCACGTGTAGGAGACATTACATTTCATATTTGTAGAAAATATCTTGATCATTATCTTCAAATCGACGAAGGTGCTGTTTGCTCAACCATTCTTGATATGTATTCTAAACAAGCAATCGTTGCTGAACCAGCAGGCGCACTGAGTGTAAGTGCACTAGAGCAATACAAGAGTCAAATCAAAGGCAAAAATGTTGTATGTATCATTAGTGGTGGCAATAATGATATTAATCGGATGAAAGAAATTGAAGAACGCTCATTACTATTTGAAGAAATGAAGCATTACTTTATTTTAAATTTTCCACAACGTCCAGGAGCATTACGACAATTCGTTAATGACGTATTAGGATCACATGATGATATTACTAAATTTGAATATCTAAAGAAATCTTCTCAAAACACAGGTACTGTTATTATCGGGATTCAACTTCAAAATCATGAAGATTTAACAGCACTGCTCAAACGAGTTAGCCAATTTGACCCTAAAAATATTTATATTAATGAAAACAAAATGTTGTATTCACTGCTAATTTAAAATAACTGAGCTGATTAATTTTATAACATGCGAAAATCCGTAGATCTGAAAAGAGCTACGGTTCTTTTATATCATCCATATCCGTCTCACTTAACATAATGATAGTTTGGTATAATTATCTTATTAAATATATAATAACAGTTGAAGTGCATTTAAAGCCTTTAATCACTTTAGAAACTTCTACAACTGTTAAAAGGACTAGGCCGCCAATGTATTATTGCAAAAAGAAAAACACCTTTTAAAGCTGTTTCTGCAACTTTAAAAGGTGTTTTTTCGGCTCATCGCATCCTATACGCTTA from Staphylococcus felis harbors:
- the ilvA gene encoding threonine ammonia-lyase IlvA — protein: MAAETQTVTAQDVEDAFLRLQNTVKTTPLEKDHYLSKKYECNIYLKREDLQWVRSFKLRGAYNAISVLPASQQNKGITCASAGNHAQGVAFTAQQLNLKAVIFMPVTTPNQKINQVRFFGGTNVDIRLIGDTFDDCLKEALAFTDAHDMTFIDPFNNVNTIAGQGTIAKEIIEAANNEQIEFDYLFGAIGGGGLMSGIATYFAEYSPQTKLIGVEPLGASSMFQSISQDKVITLQNIDKFVDGASVARVGDITFHICRKYLDHYLQIDEGAVCSTILDMYSKQAIVAEPAGALSVSALEQYKSQIKGKNVVCIISGGNNDINRMKEIEERSLLFEEMKHYFILNFPQRPGALRQFVNDVLGSHDDITKFEYLKKSSQNTGTVIIGIQLQNHEDLTALLKRVSQFDPKNIYINENKMLYSLLI